A region from the Sutcliffiella horikoshii genome encodes:
- the sdhA gene encoding succinate dehydrogenase flavoprotein subunit, with the protein MSKKVIVVGGGLAGLMATIKVAEAGVPVDLFSLVPVKRSHSVCAQGGINGAVNTKGEGDSPWEHFDDSVYGGDFLANQPPVKAMCEAAPGIIHLLDRMGVMFNRTPEGLLDFRRFGGTQHHRTAFAGATTGQQLLYALDEQVRRHEVSGLVTKYEGWEFLGSVIDEDGVCRGVVAQNLTSMEIVSFPADAVIMATGGPGIIFGKSTNSVINTGSAASIVYQQGAYYANGEFIQIHPTAIPGDDKLRLMSESARGEGGRVWTYKDGKPWYFLEEKYPAYGNLVPRDIATREIFDVCVNQKLGVNGENMVYLDLSHKDPKELDVKLGGIIEIYEKFMGDDPRKVPMKIFPAVHYSMGGIWVDYDQMTNIPGLFAAGECDYSQHGANRLGANSLLSAIYGGMVAGPKAVEYMNGLEKSTDSLGTSLFDRYVKEEEAKWNKIMTMNGTENAYVLHKELGEWMTDNVTVVRYNDKLKQTDEKIQELLERYDNINIHDTAKWSNQGAAFTRQLQHMLQLARVITIGAYNRNESRGAHYKPDFPERNDEEFLKTTMAKFTGPKSAPEFHYEDVDVSLIPPRKRDYSKKKGGKE; encoded by the coding sequence ATGAGTAAAAAAGTTATCGTGGTCGGCGGTGGACTTGCGGGATTGATGGCAACCATCAAAGTCGCTGAAGCCGGTGTACCAGTTGATCTATTTTCATTAGTACCAGTTAAACGTTCTCACTCAGTTTGTGCCCAGGGTGGAATTAACGGGGCAGTAAACACTAAAGGAGAAGGGGATTCTCCATGGGAACACTTTGACGATTCCGTATACGGGGGAGATTTCCTAGCGAATCAGCCTCCTGTAAAAGCTATGTGTGAAGCGGCACCAGGAATCATCCATCTATTGGACCGTATGGGAGTTATGTTCAACCGTACTCCTGAGGGATTACTAGACTTCCGTCGCTTTGGTGGAACACAGCATCACCGTACAGCATTTGCTGGAGCAACAACAGGTCAGCAGTTGTTATACGCACTAGACGAGCAAGTTCGCCGTCACGAAGTATCCGGTCTTGTAACAAAATATGAAGGCTGGGAATTCTTAGGTTCTGTTATCGATGAAGATGGCGTTTGCCGCGGAGTTGTCGCACAAAACCTTACAAGCATGGAGATCGTATCATTCCCTGCAGATGCTGTAATCATGGCAACTGGTGGACCTGGTATCATCTTCGGAAAATCAACAAACTCTGTTATCAACACAGGTTCTGCAGCATCGATCGTGTATCAGCAAGGTGCTTATTATGCGAACGGTGAGTTCATTCAGATTCACCCGACAGCAATTCCTGGAGATGACAAGCTTCGTCTAATGAGTGAGTCAGCTCGTGGAGAGGGCGGACGTGTTTGGACATATAAAGACGGTAAGCCTTGGTACTTCCTTGAGGAAAAATACCCAGCTTACGGTAACCTTGTACCACGTGACATCGCAACACGTGAAATCTTTGATGTGTGTGTTAACCAGAAGCTTGGTGTCAACGGTGAAAACATGGTATACCTGGATCTTTCTCATAAAGATCCGAAAGAATTGGATGTCAAACTTGGTGGTATCATTGAAATCTATGAAAAATTCATGGGTGATGATCCGCGTAAAGTACCAATGAAAATCTTCCCTGCTGTTCACTATTCCATGGGCGGAATCTGGGTCGATTATGACCAAATGACAAACATCCCTGGACTATTTGCTGCAGGTGAGTGTGATTATTCCCAGCATGGTGCAAACCGACTTGGAGCGAACTCCTTACTATCTGCAATCTACGGTGGTATGGTAGCTGGTCCAAAAGCGGTAGAATACATGAATGGATTAGAAAAATCCACAGATTCTCTTGGAACGTCTCTTTTCGATCGCTATGTAAAAGAAGAAGAAGCAAAGTGGAACAAGATCATGACAATGAACGGTACAGAGAATGCCTATGTGCTTCATAAAGAGCTTGGAGAGTGGATGACAGACAACGTAACAGTTGTTCGTTACAACGACAAGCTGAAGCAAACGGATGAGAAAATCCAAGAGCTTCTTGAGCGTTATGATAATATCAACATCCACGATACGGCAAAATGGAGCAACCAAGGTGCGGCGTTCACGCGTCAGCTGCAACATATGCTTCAGTTAGCCCGTGTTATCACAATCGGTGCATACAACCGTAATGAGAGCCGTGGAGCGCACTATAAACCGGACTTCCCAGAGCGTAATGACGAGGAATTCCTAAAAACTACAATGGCGAAATTCACAGGCCCTAAATCTGCACCAGAGTTCCATTACGAAGATGTAGACGTAAGCTTGATTCCGCCGCGTAAGCGTGACTACTCTAAGAAAAAAGGGGGTAAAGAATGA
- a CDS encoding succinate dehydrogenase cytochrome b558 subunit gives MATEREFLLRRLHSLLGVIPVGLFLVQHLVINHFATKGPESFNKAAHFMESLPFRYALEIFVIFLPILFHAIYGLYIAFTAKNNVSKYGFVRNWMFMLQRFTGIVTLIFIVWHVWETRIAAALGADVNYNMMADILSSPFMFWFYIVGVIATIFHFANGLWSFCVSWGITVTPRSQLIATYVTIGIFFALSFVGVRAILAFV, from the coding sequence ATGGCAACTGAACGTGAATTTTTACTTCGTAGGCTCCACTCGTTACTAGGAGTCATTCCTGTTGGTCTTTTCTTGGTTCAGCATTTGGTTATCAACCACTTTGCGACAAAAGGGCCAGAATCATTCAACAAAGCGGCACATTTTATGGAAAGCTTGCCGTTCCGTTATGCACTAGAAATTTTTGTAATCTTTCTTCCAATCCTATTCCACGCTATCTATGGCTTATATATTGCTTTTACAGCAAAAAACAATGTAAGCAAGTATGGATTTGTTCGTAACTGGATGTTTATGCTTCAACGCTTTACAGGAATCGTTACATTAATTTTTATCGTATGGCATGTATGGGAAACGAGAATCGCAGCTGCACTAGGTGCGGACGTTAACTACAACATGATGGCAGACATCCTGTCCAGTCCGTTCATGTTCTGGTTCTACATTGTTGGGGTAATTGCAACAATCTTCCACTTTGCAAATGGACTTTGGTCTTTCTGTGTAAGCTGGGGAATTACAGTAACTCCTCGTTCTCAACTTATTGCAACCTACGTAACAATCGGGATTTTCTTTGCATTATCTTTCGTAGGGGTACGTGCAATTCTAGCATTCGTCTAA
- a CDS encoding YslB family protein, giving the protein MTESNNQQQVMDTQIQVPIFGYELIRDMLLPDLLGKDHTQVIYWAGKQLARKFTIDTQEGIGEFFKEAGWGELELLEQNKHEVKYVIRGEMVTRRLDLNKDATFQLEAGFLAEQTQRLKGKTAEAIEEQKKKKEILITVQWDK; this is encoded by the coding sequence ATGACTGAATCGAACAACCAACAACAAGTGATGGACACACAAATTCAAGTCCCTATCTTCGGGTACGAACTGATCCGCGATATGCTTTTACCTGACCTATTGGGGAAAGATCATACCCAGGTCATCTATTGGGCAGGAAAGCAGCTCGCACGCAAGTTTACCATTGATACTCAAGAGGGAATCGGCGAGTTTTTTAAAGAAGCAGGCTGGGGAGAACTTGAATTATTGGAACAGAACAAGCATGAAGTTAAGTACGTGATCCGCGGGGAAATGGTGACGCGCCGCCTTGACTTGAATAAAGACGCGACATTCCAACTTGAAGCAGGATTTCTTGCTGAACAGACTCAACGTCTTAAAGGCAAAACTGCGGAAGCGATTGAGGAACAGAAAAAGAAAAAAGAGATACTGATAACAGTGCAGTGGGATAAATAA
- a CDS encoding aspartate kinase, producing MSTIVVQKFGGTSVGSVERIQHVASRVINEVENGNKVVVVVSAMGKTTDELLTLANAINPHPSKRDMDMLLTTGEQITISLLAMALQVRGHEAVSLTGWQAGIRTEPVHGNARITHIETDLLKSYLDAGKIVIVAGFQGITANNEITTLGRGGSDTTAVALAAALQAEKCDIYTDVTGVFTTDPRYVKGARKLAAIAYDEMLELANLGAGVLHPRAVEFAKNYGVQLVVRSSMEEEEGTIIEEEVSMEKNLVVRGIAFEDQITRITVCGLPNELHTLSTIFTTLAQHSLNVDIIIQTSMDKDTTNISFSVKTVDVKETIEVLEQHQGRLGFTGIEQESGLAKVSIVGSGMVSNPGVAAEMFQVLATEGIHVKMVSTSEIKVSTVVDVAEMVRAVEALHVAFKLGEESVERVLS from the coding sequence ATGTCAACGATTGTTGTACAGAAATTCGGAGGAACATCAGTGGGCTCGGTTGAACGAATTCAGCACGTTGCAAGTCGAGTCATCAATGAAGTGGAAAACGGAAACAAAGTGGTTGTCGTCGTATCGGCAATGGGCAAAACAACAGACGAACTGTTAACTTTAGCAAATGCAATCAACCCCCATCCAAGCAAGCGCGACATGGATATGCTTTTGACAACAGGTGAACAAATTACCATCTCCTTATTGGCAATGGCATTGCAAGTTAGAGGCCATGAAGCAGTATCATTGACAGGCTGGCAGGCAGGAATTCGAACAGAGCCTGTACACGGAAACGCTAGAATTACGCATATTGAGACAGATCTATTAAAAAGTTATTTGGATGCAGGTAAGATTGTCATTGTTGCGGGCTTCCAAGGAATTACTGCTAATAACGAGATTACCACACTGGGCAGAGGCGGTTCCGATACAACTGCGGTTGCATTAGCGGCTGCTTTACAAGCGGAGAAGTGTGATATTTATACAGATGTGACGGGAGTATTCACGACAGACCCTCGTTATGTAAAAGGTGCAAGAAAGCTTGCTGCAATTGCGTACGATGAAATGCTGGAACTGGCAAACTTAGGGGCAGGTGTGCTTCACCCACGTGCGGTTGAATTTGCAAAAAATTATGGCGTACAGCTGGTTGTGCGATCCAGTATGGAAGAGGAAGAAGGAACGATTATTGAGGAGGAAGTATCCATGGAAAAAAATCTAGTTGTCAGAGGAATAGCATTCGAAGACCAAATCACCCGCATTACCGTATGTGGCTTGCCAAATGAACTACATACCTTATCCACCATCTTCACGACATTAGCTCAGCACAGTTTGAATGTGGATATCATCATTCAAACGAGCATGGATAAAGATACAACAAACATTTCGTTCTCTGTTAAAACAGTAGACGTAAAAGAAACGATTGAAGTGTTAGAGCAGCATCAAGGCCGTTTAGGATTCACGGGAATCGAGCAGGAGAGCGGTTTAGCGAAGGTTTCCATCGTTGGATCCGGTATGGTTTCAAATCCAGGGGTTGCGGCGGAAATGTTCCAGGTCCTTGCCACTGAAGGCATCCATGTCAAAATGGTCAGCACATCAGAAATCAAAGTTTCTACTGTGGTTGATGTAGCAGAGATGGTTCGTGCAGTGGAGGCACTTCATGTGGCATTCAAGCTCGGAGAAGAGTCTGTTGAGAGAGTTTTAAGCTAA
- the uvrC gene encoding excinuclease ABC subunit UvrC has product MNESLKEKLAILPDQPGCYLMKDRQGTIIYVGKAKVLKNRVRSYFTGSHDGKTLRLVNEIVDFEYIVTSSNIEALILELNLIKKHNPKYNVMLKDDKRYPFIKITAEKHPRLLITRKVQKDKGKYFGPYPNVQAANETKKLLDRIYPLRKCMTLPDRVCLYYHMGQCLAPCVEHVSEETNKQMVDGIVRFLNGGYKEVKNELTDKMMKASENLEFERAQEFRDQIINIEATMEKQKMEMNDFVDRDVFGFAFDKGWMCVQVFFIRQGKLIERDVSLFPIYNEPGEDFLTFLGQFYSKQNHFVPKEVMLPSQIDLPLAQELLQTNVLQPQRGKKKQLVDLANKNAKVALGEKFSLIERDESRTIKAVENLGEILGIMTPHRIEAFDNSNIQGTDPVSAMVVFIDGKPEKREYRKYKTKSVQGPDDYESMREVVRRRYTRVLKESLPLPDLIVIDGAKGHMSAVRDVLENELDLFVPIVGLAKDDKHRTSNLLAGEDAMIVPLERTSQEFYLLQRIQDEVHRFAITFHRQIRSKSVFQSILDEITGVGATRKKALMKHFGSVAKMKEATVEEIQVAKIPKPIAEEIFKKLRE; this is encoded by the coding sequence TTGAATGAATCATTAAAAGAAAAACTTGCCATACTGCCTGACCAACCGGGATGTTACCTGATGAAGGATCGTCAAGGAACCATCATCTATGTCGGAAAGGCGAAGGTGCTCAAAAATCGTGTCCGCTCTTATTTTACAGGGAGTCATGACGGGAAAACGCTCCGACTTGTAAATGAAATTGTGGACTTTGAATATATCGTGACTTCCTCCAATATCGAAGCGTTAATACTGGAACTGAATCTTATAAAAAAACACAACCCTAAATATAATGTCATGCTGAAAGATGACAAACGTTATCCTTTTATAAAAATTACAGCGGAAAAGCACCCGCGTTTATTAATCACTCGTAAAGTGCAAAAGGATAAAGGGAAATACTTTGGACCATACCCAAATGTTCAAGCGGCAAATGAAACGAAAAAGCTGCTCGATCGTATCTACCCACTTAGAAAATGCATGACGCTGCCAGACAGGGTTTGCCTTTACTATCACATGGGTCAATGCCTTGCTCCATGTGTGGAACATGTATCTGAGGAAACGAACAAACAAATGGTTGATGGAATTGTCCGGTTTCTTAACGGAGGTTATAAAGAAGTCAAAAACGAGCTAACGGATAAAATGATGAAAGCCTCAGAGAACCTGGAATTTGAACGTGCACAGGAATTCCGGGACCAAATCATCAACATTGAAGCGACAATGGAAAAGCAGAAAATGGAGATGAACGACTTTGTCGACAGGGATGTTTTCGGATTTGCTTTTGACAAGGGCTGGATGTGTGTGCAGGTCTTTTTCATCCGTCAGGGGAAATTGATTGAACGAGATGTATCACTATTCCCGATTTACAATGAACCGGGAGAGGATTTCCTGACATTCCTTGGGCAGTTCTATTCCAAGCAAAATCATTTTGTCCCAAAAGAAGTGATGCTTCCTAGTCAAATTGACCTGCCGCTAGCACAAGAACTATTACAAACCAATGTGCTACAGCCGCAACGTGGGAAAAAAAAGCAGCTTGTTGATCTGGCAAACAAAAATGCAAAAGTTGCCCTCGGTGAAAAGTTCTCCTTGATTGAACGTGATGAAAGCCGAACGATAAAAGCTGTGGAGAACCTTGGGGAAATACTGGGCATCATGACTCCACACCGCATAGAAGCATTTGATAACTCGAATATCCAAGGAACGGATCCTGTTTCTGCCATGGTTGTATTCATCGATGGAAAACCCGAGAAACGAGAATACCGTAAATATAAAACCAAAAGCGTCCAAGGACCTGATGACTATGAATCCATGAGGGAAGTAGTCAGAAGAAGGTACACACGTGTTTTGAAAGAATCATTACCGCTCCCGGACCTGATCGTGATCGATGGTGCCAAAGGCCATATGAGTGCTGTAAGGGACGTCCTTGAAAATGAATTGGATTTATTTGTTCCGATTGTCGGCCTTGCCAAAGATGATAAACATAGAACGAGTAACCTTCTTGCCGGCGAAGATGCCATGATCGTTCCGCTTGAGAGAACGAGTCAAGAGTTCTATCTTCTGCAACGAATTCAAGATGAAGTCCACAGATTTGCGATTACTTTCCATCGTCAAATTAGAAGCAAAAGCGTGTTCCAATCCATACTTGATGAAATCACAGGGGTTGGGGCAACCAGGAAAAAGGCCCTTATGAAACACTTCGGTTCTGTTGCAAAGATGAAAGAAGCTACTGTCGAAGAAATACAAGTTGCCAAAATACCGAAGCCGATAGCTGAAGAAATTTTTAAAAAACTTCGTGAATAG
- the trxA gene encoding thioredoxin, with amino-acid sequence MAITNATDQNFTQETGEGLVLADFWAPWCGPCKMIAPVLEELDQDMGDKVKIVKVDVDENQETAGKFGVMSIPTLLVIKNGEVVDKAVGFQPKEALAELLNKHA; translated from the coding sequence ATGGCAATTACAAATGCAACTGACCAAAACTTCACACAAGAAACTGGCGAAGGCCTAGTTCTTGCAGATTTCTGGGCGCCATGGTGCGGACCTTGTAAAATGATCGCTCCAGTTCTTGAAGAACTAGATCAAGACATGGGCGACAAAGTGAAAATCGTTAAAGTTGATGTGGATGAGAACCAAGAAACTGCTGGCAAGTTCGGCGTTATGAGCATCCCAACTTTACTTGTTATCAAAAATGGTGAAGTAGTAGACAAAGCAGTAGGTTTCCAACCGAAAGAAGCTTTGGCTGAACTATTAAACAAGCACGCTTAA
- a CDS encoding electron transfer flavoprotein subunit alpha/FixB family protein translates to MARKVLTLAEVRDSALRNVSFEAIAAGKTVAEGGEVVSVLVGEGVGSLAQELIAYGADRVVTIEHANLKAYTSDGYSQALMAVIESENPEGIIFGHTALGKDLSPKLASKLNSGLISDATEVEEVGGNLVFTRPIYSGKAFEKKIVTDGVIFATVRPNNIASLEKDESRSGDVSSLDVDVKDLRTIIKEVVRKATEGVDLSEAKVVVAGGRGVKSEDGFEPLKELADVLGAAVGASRGACDADYCDYSLQIGQTGKVVTPDLYIACGISGAIQHLAGMSNSKVIVAINKDPEANIFKVADYGIVGDLFEVVPMLTAEFKKLLVTN, encoded by the coding sequence ATGGCAAGAAAAGTATTAACATTAGCAGAAGTGCGTGATTCCGCATTGCGTAATGTATCATTTGAAGCAATTGCAGCAGGAAAAACAGTAGCAGAAGGTGGAGAAGTAGTTTCTGTACTAGTTGGGGAAGGCGTAGGTTCACTTGCTCAAGAACTCATCGCTTACGGTGCAGACCGCGTTGTCACAATTGAACACGCAAACTTGAAAGCGTACACATCTGATGGCTACTCTCAAGCATTGATGGCGGTAATTGAATCCGAAAACCCAGAAGGAATCATCTTTGGACATACAGCTTTAGGAAAAGACTTATCTCCTAAATTGGCATCCAAATTGAACTCTGGCTTAATTTCTGATGCGACTGAAGTGGAAGAGGTTGGCGGAAACCTTGTATTCACAAGACCAATCTACTCTGGTAAAGCATTTGAAAAGAAAATCGTAACAGACGGCGTCATTTTTGCAACGGTACGTCCAAACAACATCGCATCTCTTGAAAAAGATGAGTCTCGTTCAGGTGACGTATCTTCCCTAGATGTGGATGTAAAAGATCTTCGCACAATCATTAAAGAAGTTGTTCGCAAAGCAACGGAAGGTGTAGACCTTTCCGAGGCGAAAGTAGTAGTAGCTGGAGGCCGTGGAGTAAAATCTGAAGATGGTTTCGAGCCATTAAAAGAATTGGCAGACGTACTTGGAGCTGCAGTTGGTGCATCCCGTGGAGCGTGTGACGCAGACTATTGCGATTACTCCTTACAAATCGGTCAAACAGGTAAGGTAGTAACACCTGACCTTTACATTGCATGCGGTATTTCCGGAGCTATTCAGCATCTTGCTGGTATGTCCAACTCCAAAGTAATCGTCGCAATCAACAAAGACCCAGAAGCAAACATTTTCAAAGTAGCTGACTACGGTATCGTAGGTGACCTGTTCGAAGTAGTACCAATGTTAACAGCTGAATTCAAAAAGCTATTGGTAACAAACTAA
- a CDS encoding electron transfer flavoprotein subunit beta/FixA family protein → MNIFVLLKRTFDTEERLTVSNGSINEDGAEFIINPYDEYAVEEAIQVRDTHGGEVTVVTVGSEEAEKELRTALAMGADKAVLINTEDDVENGDQFTTAKILAEFLKDKDADLIIGGNVAIDGGSGQVGPRVAELLDIPYVTTITKLEIEGGKATIVRDVEGDSEVLETSLPLLVTAQQGLNDPRYPSLPGIMKAKKKPLEELELDDLDLDEDDVEAKTKTLEIYLPPKKEAGRVLQGELDAQVKELVSALRNEAKVI, encoded by the coding sequence ATGAATATTTTTGTTTTATTAAAAAGAACATTTGATACGGAGGAAAGACTAACGGTTTCAAATGGCAGCATAAATGAAGATGGTGCAGAATTCATTATTAACCCATACGACGAGTATGCGGTAGAGGAAGCAATTCAAGTCAGAGACACGCATGGCGGAGAAGTAACAGTCGTGACAGTAGGGTCTGAAGAAGCAGAAAAAGAACTTCGTACGGCACTTGCAATGGGTGCGGACAAAGCTGTCCTGATCAACACGGAAGATGATGTAGAAAATGGAGACCAATTTACTACGGCGAAAATCCTGGCTGAATTCTTAAAAGATAAGGATGCAGATTTAATTATCGGCGGTAACGTAGCAATTGACGGCGGTTCTGGTCAAGTGGGACCTCGTGTAGCGGAATTATTGGATATTCCTTACGTGACAACTATCACGAAGCTAGAAATTGAGGGCGGAAAAGCTACGATCGTTCGTGATGTGGAAGGCGATTCCGAAGTTCTTGAAACTTCCCTTCCGTTGCTTGTAACAGCGCAACAAGGTTTAAACGACCCGCGCTATCCATCTCTTCCAGGGATCATGAAGGCAAAGAAAAAGCCTCTTGAAGAGCTAGAACTAGACGATCTAGACCTTGATGAGGACGATGTAGAAGCAAAGACAAAAACGTTGGAAATCTACCTTCCACCGAAAAAAGAAGCAGGTCGCGTGCTTCAGGGAGAATTAGATGCTCAAGTAAAAGAACTAGTTTCCGCATTAAGAAACGAAGCGAAAGTAATCTAA
- a CDS encoding enoyl-CoA hydratase → MEFLQMKVEDRIALITINKAPANALSSAVLKELSLLMDDLENQEEVRVVLLHGEGRFFSAGADIKEFTTVETGEEFAELAKFGQDLFERMENFPKPIIAAIHGAALGGGLELAMGCHIRLVTKTAKLGLPELQLGLIPGFAGTQRLPKLVGSAKAFEMLFTSDTLTGEEAVQWGLANKAVDEEVLMDEALKMAKKIAQKGPISVASVIELSRYAKHEEFYQGVDREAQLFGKVFTSEDGKEGITAFMEKRAPEFKGK, encoded by the coding sequence ATGGAATTCTTACAAATGAAAGTAGAAGATCGAATTGCTCTCATCACCATCAACAAAGCCCCGGCGAATGCTTTGTCATCCGCAGTTTTGAAAGAGCTTTCATTATTGATGGATGACCTGGAAAACCAAGAAGAGGTAAGAGTTGTCCTGCTTCACGGAGAAGGTAGATTCTTCTCAGCTGGTGCCGATATCAAAGAATTCACCACGGTGGAAACTGGGGAAGAATTTGCTGAGCTTGCAAAATTTGGTCAGGATCTTTTTGAAAGAATGGAGAACTTCCCAAAACCGATCATCGCAGCCATCCACGGTGCAGCCCTAGGCGGTGGCCTTGAGCTTGCAATGGGTTGTCATATCCGCTTGGTAACAAAAACAGCCAAACTTGGTCTGCCGGAGTTGCAATTGGGCTTGATCCCCGGATTTGCCGGAACACAGCGTTTACCTAAACTGGTTGGTTCCGCAAAGGCATTTGAAATGCTGTTCACAAGCGACACATTGACTGGGGAAGAAGCAGTTCAATGGGGACTTGCCAATAAGGCCGTCGATGAAGAAGTTTTAATGGATGAAGCTTTGAAGATGGCGAAAAAGATAGCACAAAAAGGACCTATATCGGTTGCTTCTGTTATTGAATTGTCCCGATACGCAAAACATGAAGAATTTTATCAAGGGGTAGACAGAGAGGCACAATTATTTGGTAAAGTCTTCACATCAGAAGATGGCAAGGAAGGTATTACAGCGTTTATGGAAAAAAGAGCTCCCGAATTTAAAGGGAAGTAA
- a CDS encoding TetR/AcrR family transcriptional regulator, whose protein sequence is MKQQKPKYKQIIDAAVIVIAENGYHQAQVSKIAKQAGVADGTIYLYFKNKEDILISLFQEKMGLFVEKIRQEIAGKSTSTEKLLTLIEKHFSMLAEDHHLAIVTQLELRQSNLELRLKINEVLKGYLHVVDEILLAGTQNGELRSDLDVRLARQMVFGTIDETITTWVMNDQKYDLTSIAPRVHELLIKGFGATP, encoded by the coding sequence TTGAAACAACAAAAGCCTAAATATAAACAAATAATAGATGCCGCAGTCATTGTCATTGCGGAAAACGGCTACCACCAAGCACAAGTTTCCAAGATTGCAAAACAAGCTGGAGTAGCAGACGGGACCATCTATCTTTATTTTAAAAATAAAGAAGACATCCTTATTTCACTGTTTCAAGAAAAAATGGGACTCTTCGTCGAAAAGATTCGTCAAGAAATTGCAGGAAAATCGACATCAACAGAGAAATTATTAACGTTGATAGAAAAACACTTTTCTATGCTGGCTGAAGATCACCATCTTGCAATTGTAACGCAGTTGGAATTAAGACAATCCAATTTAGAGCTTCGATTGAAGATTAACGAGGTGCTAAAAGGGTATCTACATGTTGTGGATGAAATTTTACTGGCTGGTACCCAGAACGGTGAGCTTCGTTCCGACTTAGATGTCCGTCTTGCAAGGCAAATGGTTTTCGGGACGATTGATGAAACAATCACCACTTGGGTCATGAATGATCAAAAATACGACCTGACATCCATCGCACCAAGAGTACATGAATTATTAATCAAAGGGTTTGGAGCTACCCCTTAA